The genomic stretch AACTGCCGCCGAGTTCGTCCGCCAGAAAATCCGCGAAATCGTCCAGGACCCCGAAACCGCCGAGGCCCTCTGCCCGCGCGACTACCCCTTCGGCACCAAGCGCCTCTGCGTCGATATCGCCTACTACGAAACCTTCAACCGCCCCAACGTCAAACTCGTCTCCATCCGCGACAACCCCATCGCTGCCATCACCCCGAAGGGCGTCCGCCTCGAAAACGGCGACGAATACGAGTTCGACGCCATCGTCTACGCCACCGGCTTCGACGCCATGACCGGCGCCCTCCTCCGCATCGACATCCGCGGCCGCGACGGCCTCACCCTCCGCGAAAAGTGGGAGCACGGCCCCCGCACCTACCTCGGCATCCAGGTCGCCGGCTTCCCCAACATGTTCACCATCACCGGCCCCGGCAGCCCCTCCGTCCTCAGCAACATGATCGTCTCCATCGAACAGCACGTCGATTGGGTCACCGACTGCCTCGAGTACCTCCGCGAGCGCGACCTCGCCACCATCGAAGCCTCCCCCGCGGCCGAAGACGCCTGGGTCAACCACGTCAACGAGGTCGCGAACCTCACCCTCTACCCCCGCGCCAACTCCTGGTACATCGGCGCCAACGTCCCCGGCAAGCCGCGCGTCTTCATGCCGTACGTCGGCGGCGTCGGGGCCTACGCCCAGAAGTGCGCCGAGGTCGCCGCCAACGGCTACGAAGGGTTCATCCTCCAGCCCGAGCCCGCTGCCCTCTCTCGCTGAGCCGCCGCATCTCCTCGTACCGAAACAGGCGGGGCGCCCCGGATCCCGGAGCGCCCCGCCATCATCGCGTCATCGCCAGCTGGCTCAGTCCAGCCGCTCGATCACCGTCGCCGTGCCGATGCCGCCGCCGACGCACATCGTGATCAGCCCGTAGCGGCCGCCCGTCCGCTCCAGCTCATTGATCAGCGTCGCGAACAGCCGGGCCCCGGTGCACCCGGTCGGATGGCCGAGCGCGATCGCACCGCCGTTCACGTTCACCTTCGACATGTCCGGGTTCAGCTCCCGCTTCCACGCCAGCACGACGCTCGCGAACGCCTCATTGATCTCGAACAGGTCGATGTCCCGCATCGTCAGCCCCGCCCGCTGCAGCGCCAGCGGCGTCGCGGAAATCGGCCCCGTCAGCATCAGCTCCGGGTCCGAACCCACCACCGCCTGCGAAACGATCCGCGCCCGCGGCTTCCACCCCATCTCCTTCGCCTTCTCCGGGTGCGTCAGCAGCACAGCCGCCGAGCCGTCCGTGATCTGGCTGGAGTTCCCGGCGTGGTGGATACCGTCCTCCTTGAAGCTCGGCTTCAGCTGCGCCAGCACCTCCACCGTCGTGCCGGGCCGGATCCCCTCATCGAAGTCGATGATGGCGTCTTCCCACTCCTCGGTGCCGTCCTCCTTCTTGATCTTCTTCTTCCCCGGCACCGGGATCATCTCGTTCTTGAAGCGGCCTTCCGCCTGCGCCCGGGCCGCCTTCGCCTGGCTCTCGGCCGCGAACTCGTCCGCCTCCTCGCGGGTAATGCCCCACTTTTCCGCGATCCGCTCCGCCGCGATGCCCTGGCTGCTCAGGTCATACTGCTCCCGCATCGCATCCGTGAACGGGAAGCCCAGCCCCTGCCCGATGTTCGCCCCCAGCGGAATCTGCGACATCCATTCCGTCCCGCCGGCCACCACCACATCGTGCACGCCCGAGGCGATCTGGTTCGCCGCGAAGTGCACCGCCTGCTGGCTCGAGCTGCACTGCCGGTCCAGCGTCACGCCCGGGATCGTGTACGGCCACCGCGCCGTCAGTACGATGTTCCGCGCCAGGTTGGTCGACTGCGCCCCAACCTCCGAGACGCACCCATAGATCACGTCATCCACGATCTCCGGGTCCATGTTGTTCCGCTTCGCCAGCGCCTGGAGCAGCAGCGCCGAGGTCTCAACCGGGTGGTTCTTGCTCAGCACGCCGCCGCGCCGGCCAAGCGGAGTCCGCACTGCATCGACAATCACAACTTCACGCATTGAGGGGTCCTTTCGTTCGAACGAACTGTCCCCTGCAGTGTACGGCCGCCTCCCGCGCCCGTGCTACCTCACACCCGGCTCCCCCGGCGGCGCGGCAAACCGGATCGCCCCGGGCACGACCTCAATCCGCGCCGGCAGGTAGCCCCCGAGCTCCCCGTCCAGGTCGAGCCGCGTCGGTGCCGGCGACGAAAGCTCCACCACCTTCGCCGGGTGCCGGTCAACCCCCTCCATCTCCAGGTGCGTGCCGCCGGCCCGCTGCCCCGCAACCGCCCGCAAAACCTCCCCCCGTCCAAGGTCCCCCCAGCGGATCACGTCGAACAGCCCATCGTCCGGCGCCGCGCCCGGCGCTGCCACCAGGTCGCCGCCCCAGAGCTCCATGTTGTGCACGCTCACCGTGTTGTACCGCCCGTCGTACTCCTGCCCGTCGATCCGCAGCGTGAAGCTACGCCCCATCGGCCCCAGCATCTTCACCAGCGTCATCATCACGTACGGCGCCGTATCCCCCAGTCGCTTCAGCCAGCGCGGCGTCGACTGCGAAATCTCCGGCACCCACCCGGCCGACGCCTCCAGCAGGAAGTAGCGCACCTGCTCCCTCCCATCCTCGCCGATGGCAGTCACCTTCCCGAGGTCGACCCGGCGTTCCGCCCCCTCCGCGATCGCCCGCAGCGCCCGCGCCCCCCGCCCGATGCCCAGGCACTTCGCGATGTCCTTCCCCGTGCCCATGCCGATGGTCCCCACCTTCACCCGTTCGGCCGCGCCCTCCGCCATGACCCCGTTCACCACCTCGTTCACCGTCCCGTCGCCGCCGCACGCCACCAGGAACGTCCGCCCGGCCGCGACGGCCTCCCGCGCAAGGTCGATCCCCTCGCCCGGGCGCGTCGTGAAGGCGCAGTCGGCCTCCAGCCCTGCCCGCTCAATCGCATCGATCAGCGTCCCCACCCGGCTTCTGGTCCGGCCCCCGCCGGAGGCCGGGTCAACGATGAAGTACGGTCGATCGGTCGGCGGACGGTCAGTCGTCTCCATGCCCCGATCCTCCTATGCTCACCCCGCAGGGGCAAAGCCGTGGAGCACATCGAATCCTTTCGCGCCATGGACACCGGCATCGACCTCATCGTCATCGGCGGCGAGCGCCCCATGCTCCCCTTCCTCGAAGCCCGCCTCCTCTTCGACCAGCAGGAGGAGCGCTTCTCCCGCTTCCGTCCATCCTCCCTCGTCTCCCGCCTCAACCGCGGCGAAACCGTCGCCGACCCCTGGCTCGACGCCATCCTCCCGCTCGCCGTCGCCGCATGGGAGGCAACGGACGGCCTCTTCAACCCGCTCGTCCTCCCCGCACTCGCCGCCGCCGGCTACGACCGCACCTTCAGCGCCGTCGCGGGCGGCGCACCGGTGCCCCTCCCGGCCCCCGGCCCGCCCGCGGCCATTGAACGCACGGCCAGCGGCTGGCGCCTCCGCGAAGGCCAGCTCGACCTCGGCGGCATCGTTAAAGGCTGGACCGCCGACCTTGCCGCCGAGCACCTCGCCGCTGCCGCCGCGGCGCCGGCCATGGTCAACGCCGGCGGCGATATCCGCTGCATCGGCGAGGACGTCCCCGGCCGCGGCGGCTGGGAACTCGCCGTCGAGGGCCCCTCCGGCGAAACCGCCTGGTCCGGCATCGTCGCCGGCGCCCTCGCCACCTCTACCACCCTCCGCCGCCGCTGGACCACCGCCGACGGCCGCACCGCGCACCACCTCATCGACCCCCGCACCGGGCTTCCCGCAGCCTCGCCCTTCGTCCAGGTCTCCGTCATCGCCCCGACCTGCCGCGAGGCCGAGACCTGGGCCAAGGCCGTGCTGGTCGGCGGGCACGAGGGTCTCGACCTCGCCGCCAGCCGCGGCATCGCCGCCCTCGCCCTCGCCGCCGACGGCACACCCGCTTCGACCCCGGCCTGGCCTTCGTAAAAATCTCACAGGAGCGTGACTCCTCTCCCGCTCCTTCCCCGATGTCCTCCGTGAATCCACCAAACGGAGGTCAACACCATGAAGCCCCTCAAGTCCCTCTTCACCGTCGTCGCCGCCGCAGGTATCGCCGTCGCCACCGTCGGCGCCGCGGCCAGCGCCCAGTCCCTGCCTTCGGTCGGCACGTCCCCCGCATCGGCAACCGTCGCCGACCAGTCCGGCGACACCAGCTGGCGCCCGTGCGCCGTCCCCGTTCCGACTCACCTGCGGCAGTGCGCCGTGCCGCGCACCCCGCGCCCCTGCGTCGTCCCCGTGCCCACCCATCCCCGCGCCTGCAGCGTGCCTGTCTCCCCGACCCCGCGCCCCAGCGTGACCCCGTAGCGGCGCCCCCCGCCCGGGGGCAGCCCGTTTCGCCGCCGGCAGCCGCGCGGAGCAGCATCCGCCGGCTGCCGGTCTCGTTCTTGCTCAGTCCTCCCCGCTGGTGTCCCCCGCCGCCGCCTCGCCCCCCGGTTGCCCCCGCGCCGGCACCTCCTTCCCCACCGCCCGCATTGTCTCCAGCACCCCGTTCTGCACCGCGTCCCGTGCCGCCTTCAGCGCGTTGTAAATCGCCCGCGCATTCGAACGCCCGTGCCCGATCACCACAATCCCGTCTACCCCAATCAGCTGCGCCCCGCCGTATTCCGCATAATCCAGCCGCCGCTTCACCTTCCGCAGCTCCGACATCAGGATCAGCCCCGCCGCCTTGTTCCACGGCGTCAGCTCCACCGCCTTCCGCAGCTCCGTGAACAGCAGCTCCGCAATCCCTTCCGCCGTCTTCAGCACCACGTTCCCCGTGAAGCCGTCCATCACCACCACGTCGGCCAGCCCCCGCGGCAGGTCCTTCCCCTCCACATTCCCGATGAAGTTCAGCCGGCTGCCGCGCAGCAGCTGATGCACCTCCAGCGTCAGCTGGTTCCCCTTCGTCTCCTCCTCCCCAATGGAGAGCAGCGCCACCCGCGGCCGCTGCAGCCCGAACATCCGCTCCATGTACGCGGAGCCCATGTGCGCGAACTGCACCAGGTGGATCGGCCGGCAGTCCGCGTTCGCCCCCACGTCGAGCAGCATCGTCAGCCTCCCCTCCGCCGCCGGGAAGATCGTCGCCAGCGCCGGCCGCCCGATGCCCTTCACCCGGCCGAGCGTCAGCAGCGCCGCCGCCATCGTCGCCCCCGTGTTCCCGGCCGTCACGAACGCGTCTGCTTCGCCACGCTTCACCATTTGCAGCCCGACGTTGATCGAGCTCAGGGGCTTCGCGCGCACTGCCTCCGTCGCATGCTCGTCCATCTCGATGACGTCCGGCGCCTCCACCACCCGCACATCCCGGATGGTTCCCGTGCCCCGCAGCTCCGGCTCAACCGCGTCCTTCCGCCCAACGAGGATGATCTCCGCCCCCAGCACGCCCGCCGCCATCAGCGCACCCGCGACCGGCTCCCCCGGCGCGTTGTCGCCCCCCATCGCATCCAGCACAATCCGCGGCCTCGTCATGCCGGCCTCCTCCGCGCTATCACCAGCATTCGTTCGCTCCCGCCCGTCAGCGGCGAAAGGTCGTAATCGCCGAACAGGTCGGCAAGGTCCAGCCCTGCCGCCTCCAGCAGGTACTCCATCTCCCACCGTCCCACGTACCGAAGCCGGTGCACCGACGTCCGGCGCCGCACCGTCCCGTCGTCGTCCACCGTCTCGTACGCAACCCGCAGCGTCCGCACCTGCACCGCCAGGTCGTCCTCGTGCACGTGCCAGCATTCGAACCTGATACCGTCCTCCGTCTCCCCCGCAAACGCCAGCACCGGCTGCCCGTTCGTCGAAGGGTCCAACCACGCCCCCGGGCCCGGCACGTCGATCGCCAGCACGCCGTCGAAGCTCAGCGCCTCGGCCAGCGCGCTCAGCGTCCACCGCTGCTCGTCCCCATCCCTGCAGTAGAGGAACACATCGAGCGGCAGCACAATCAGCCCGTACCGCCCCGGCTCCAGCGCGAGGTCCAGCACCCGGCCTTCAATGAACCGCACGTCCAGCCCCCGCTCCTCCGCCTTCCGCCGCGCCCGCGCCAGCATCGCCGGCGACGGGTCGATGCCGGTCACCTCGTGCCCATGGGCGGCCAGCTCCACCGCGATCCGACCAGTCCCGCACCCAACCTCCAGCACCGGCCGGTCGGTCCGCCCCGCGTACGCCAGCCAGAGGTCGATGTCGTCGCGGAAGCCCTCGTGGATCGCGTCGTAGAAGGCCGCATCTGCGCCGTAGGGGTCGTGCTGCACCCTCCGCATTCTCCCCGCAGGTCCGTTCCCTGTCGAACCTACCGCCCGCCCCGCTCCTGCGCGAGCAGCCGCGCCAGCACGAGGTAGTCCGGGTCGCTGTGCGTCACGTGGACAGGCACCATCGCCTCAGTCAGGGCCGCACACGTGCTCTTCGTCACCGCCAGCGCGACCGGGTCCTTCGCCAGCAGCTGCCGCGCCAGCTCCCGCGCCGCCGTCACTGCGCCCCCATCCGGCACCACCCGGTTCACGAACCCCCACGCCGCAGCCTGCTCCGCGGTGAACCGGTCGCACGTCATCACCAGTTCCCGCGTCCGCGCCGGGCCCAGCTCCCGCATCAGCCGCGGCAGCGCGTTCCACGTCAGCGGAATCTCGAGGTCCACCTCCGGGATCGAAAACCACGCCGAAACCGCCGCAATCCGCAGGTCGAGGCACGCCAGCAGCACCACAGCTCCGCCGATCGCCAGCCCGTTCACCGCACCGATCGTCACCTGCGGCAGCCCTTCGAGCGCCGCCGCCGTACGGTTCCCCTGCATCGCACGCAGCCGCTCCCGCAGCGGCGACCGCTCCGCCCCCAGCGCTGCCAGCGGCGGCCGGTTCGGGTCCGACGTGCTCCCTCCGAGGTCGGCACCCGCTGAAAACGCCCGCCCTGCGCCGGTCACGATCACCACCCGCGTCTCCGCATCGTCGGCCAGCTCCCGGCAGGCCTCCTGCAGCTCCCGGTGCATCCGCCCGCTGATCGCGTTCAGCTTCTCCGGCCGGTTCAGCGTGATGGTCGCCAGCCCCGGCAGCTCTCCGTCCCGCTCCAGTGTGATGGTCTCGAACCCCTCCGCACCCATCAGTACGGCCGCACCTCGCGCGCGTAATCCCGCCCCCCGCGCACCGTCACCCGCATAATCGCCCCTGCCCGCGAGTCGTCCTCGATCAGTTCGATCACCCCCGCCGCCACGTCCTCCGGCTGGAGGATGCCGCCCACCAGCTTCGCCACCTCCTCCACCCGCGCATCCCCGGCCCGGCGCACCAGCGGCGTATCCGTGAACGTCGGGCAGATGGCGTTCACCCGGATCCGGTCCTGCTCCGCGAGGTACGCCAGCGACCGCGTGAAGTTCACCACCCCCGCCTTCGACGCCGCATACACCGGCGAATCCGGCATCGGCAGCAGCCCGCCCATCGACGCCGTATTGATGATCACGCCGCCCCGCCC from Tepidiforma thermophila encodes the following:
- the plsX gene encoding phosphate acyltransferase PlsX — translated: MTRPRIVLDAMGGDNAPGEPVAGALMAAGVLGAEIILVGRKDAVEPELRGTGTIRDVRVVEAPDVIEMDEHATEAVRAKPLSSINVGLQMVKRGEADAFVTAGNTGATMAAALLTLGRVKGIGRPALATIFPAAEGRLTMLLDVGANADCRPIHLVQFAHMGSAYMERMFGLQRPRVALLSIGEEETKGNQLTLEVHQLLRGSRLNFIGNVEGKDLPRGLADVVVMDGFTGNVVLKTAEGIAELLFTELRKAVELTPWNKAAGLILMSELRKVKRRLDYAEYGGAQLIGVDGIVVIGHGRSNARAIYNALKAARDAVQNGVLETMRAVGKEVPARGQPGGEAAAGDTSGED
- a CDS encoding class I SAM-dependent methyltransferase, whose protein sequence is MQHDPYGADAAFYDAIHEGFRDDIDLWLAYAGRTDRPVLEVGCGTGRIAVELAAHGHEVTGIDPSPAMLARARRKAEERGLDVRFIEGRVLDLALEPGRYGLIVLPLDVFLYCRDGDEQRWTLSALAEALSFDGVLAIDVPGPGAWLDPSTNGQPVLAFAGETEDGIRFECWHVHEDDLAVQVRTLRVAYETVDDDGTVRRRTSVHRLRYVGRWEMEYLLEAAGLDLADLFGDYDLSPLTGGSERMLVIARRRPA
- a CDS encoding FAD:protein FMN transferase, producing MEHIESFRAMDTGIDLIVIGGERPMLPFLEARLLFDQQEERFSRFRPSSLVSRLNRGETVADPWLDAILPLAVAAWEATDGLFNPLVLPALAAAGYDRTFSAVAGGAPVPLPAPGPPAAIERTASGWRLREGQLDLGGIVKGWTADLAAEHLAAAAAAPAMVNAGGDIRCIGEDVPGRGGWELAVEGPSGETAWSGIVAGALATSTTLRRRWTTADGRTAHHLIDPRTGLPAASPFVQVSVIAPTCREAETWAKAVLVGGHEGLDLAASRGIAALALAADGTPASTPAWPS
- a CDS encoding thiolase family protein, which translates into the protein MREVVIVDAVRTPLGRRGGVLSKNHPVETSALLLQALAKRNNMDPEIVDDVIYGCVSEVGAQSTNLARNIVLTARWPYTIPGVTLDRQCSSSQQAVHFAANQIASGVHDVVVAGGTEWMSQIPLGANIGQGLGFPFTDAMREQYDLSSQGIAAERIAEKWGITREEADEFAAESQAKAARAQAEGRFKNEMIPVPGKKKIKKEDGTEEWEDAIIDFDEGIRPGTTVEVLAQLKPSFKEDGIHHAGNSSQITDGSAAVLLTHPEKAKEMGWKPRARIVSQAVVGSDPELMLTGPISATPLALQRAGLTMRDIDLFEINEAFASVVLAWKRELNPDMSKVNVNGGAIALGHPTGCTGARLFATLINELERTGGRYGLITMCVGGGIGTATVIERLD
- a CDS encoding enoyl-CoA hydratase/isomerase family protein: MGAEGFETITLERDGELPGLATITLNRPEKLNAISGRMHRELQEACRELADDAETRVVIVTGAGRAFSAGADLGGSTSDPNRPPLAALGAERSPLRERLRAMQGNRTAAALEGLPQVTIGAVNGLAIGGAVVLLACLDLRIAAVSAWFSIPEVDLEIPLTWNALPRLMRELGPARTRELVMTCDRFTAEQAAAWGFVNRVVPDGGAVTAARELARQLLAKDPVALAVTKSTCAALTEAMVPVHVTHSDPDYLVLARLLAQERGGR
- a CDS encoding diacylglycerol/lipid kinase family protein; amino-acid sequence: METTDRPPTDRPYFIVDPASGGGRTRSRVGTLIDAIERAGLEADCAFTTRPGEGIDLAREAVAAGRTFLVACGGDGTVNEVVNGVMAEGAAERVKVGTIGMGTGKDIAKCLGIGRGARALRAIAEGAERRVDLGKVTAIGEDGREQVRYFLLEASAGWVPEISQSTPRWLKRLGDTAPYVMMTLVKMLGPMGRSFTLRIDGQEYDGRYNTVSVHNMELWGGDLVAAPGAAPDDGLFDVIRWGDLGRGEVLRAVAGQRAGGTHLEMEGVDRHPAKVVELSSPAPTRLDLDGELGGYLPARIEVVPGAIRFAAPPGEPGVR